From Synoicihabitans lomoniglobus, the proteins below share one genomic window:
- a CDS encoding autotransporter-associated beta strand repeat-containing protein has product MNFTRSSAAVLGLLLTASAGHSQVLTESFKETSASGWVFAGTNYTPTLTADQGIDTAGDGWLRLTTADGNQATSAYFDTAFDAAGATVYASFEYASWGGNGADGIAFFLFDGSTTFSVGAPGGSLGYAQRNAEAGLAGGYIGVGIDEFGNYSAATEGKTGGIAFSPDAIAVRGSEASGYAFLGSSGTLGTSIDSPGVGSRPSVINQVQVLLNATNQLTVTLQQGGTSPQTVLQMDLSSYARPETLKLGFTAGTGGQNNIHEIRNVEASTIAASLWSNGTNDSTWGDNNNWDPAVVPGTGEDILFDNTHVSTAQTIATEADRTVRSVTFDAPFDYTVEDNTLTFDNGGVAGFTGVAATQTHGVGNHAITSDLAINNDISVRNSNAGTLTLSGDLDTNGNTVTFDGVGGMVTQSGIISDSGAVIKNDAGSLTLSGANTFSGGTDINGGTLNANASTALGSGTVDLNGGTLGSTNSSTIGNTIALNGNAALNGITTSGTLTQTGGNYTLGLNDATVGGTVNLSHNNTGRTLTLDTLGSNTISGVIANGGSSAGNLTKTGSGDLILSGNNTYTGTTTISEGSITLGASDRLANASDLVLNDGTSLNLNGYSERIDNLTAGDGASIDFGTPGGANNFVFDNYTAPSSGVLVINNWEDGVDGLATKVSGQDVSSIYLSGYGVAEEKWQTTVGSYGNAYLLGLKAVTEKEWDGSSSNNWTTDANWTWWGDPNSNEVALFDDLGLGRLAVNLDQSRTLAGIKFGENATDTYRISSGSSDITLNGAVPYIQQQSDSDQELYFDDLFLGNNTVVDITGAGDLIINADIKDNGNGYALIKDGTGEGKLIINSNYSDYSGGLYINKGIVQSQYSGALGSGTAHIATGGALELANVGTTSNNIELAGDGVADGGAIHNVAGNNTLSGTLTETDDTRFTADAGTTLSLTGNLTGSGTDTTFAGAGNINVSRITTGSGGVTVESGTVTYNGGNANTYTGATTVDGGSLVLNKSSGVNAIGTGGLVVNSGGTATSQQNNQIADSAAVTLNGTGTFDLNGRTETVAQLNATGTSSTLDLGSGDLTIGAAAVVNSTINGNIVGDGSSTLNVDGLGSVYVNGNNTGFSGTTNVDAGTLNISGGDEVLGSGAVNVASGGNLQIQGGLDLDNTITINGTGSSGNGAIENFGGANTLSGSVVLGSNATIKSSTGTLGISGTVTGSGNGLTIDGSSNTLVSGVIATDAGTLTKSGTGTLTLSGANSYTGATTINAGKVIATNNTSLGTAGTGTTVGAAGTLQIQNNITIAGEALALDGTLNNASGNNTYGGAISGTGDLNVNGGTLTLSSNSSTFTGDITVTSGTTLIATADNALGAGGGTTSVLSGGTLEVTGSIDIDTEDNLYLAGVGVTSEGALLSTSGNNTVDTPMTLTANATIGATSGTLNLGTQANSPVLDLSTHDLTLNTNGGNIVVESDFTGTGDIIKTGSGTLTLNHGEAYPSILSPSTDFFLTDGTTILNTYATENSGMRGNVTIGDGTGAAGSAILQQGILESGADNSNQIIADTSNITINSDGYWDLQGHKEVVNNVTMNGGTIDAKKNVGDANRLDIGGSLSATADATINGLLGLNNQSAASIVVDSGANLDINAILSNGGFDKTGDGTLTLSGANTYVGNTEISNGIVIVDNDSGLGSVGSSHTRVDSGAQLQLSNVNIGNEPLKLSGTGHNGDGTGALRATTGTNTVSGSVALEANAEIQTDSGATLAINGNITGSGKTLTVDSLGNTTFNGNNTFNTLEKNGAGTLTVTGTNTYATANINTGTFALGNSNILADTMDVNLGAAGTFAVGGYTETIDDLNGSGTLTIASGGSLGIDKIGNAGAFTGTLDVDGIMTLNGGLIGAGADGSASTGTMMLNAASTLEIAADFVFGGTLELAANTTLKLSGAGTEFNLDTLHITGDSIIDFSGVDATTFNIGSLVIDPGVAVTAVGWDSFYDLWTAANFSGATLDERDTNTAQITFDGFTSADTIWLTYDYGSNEITVPEPSTYGAILMGTGLATFLLRRKRRQTTAPATN; this is encoded by the coding sequence GTGAATTTTACTAGATCCAGTGCAGCCGTCCTCGGATTGCTTTTAACCGCTTCCGCCGGTCATTCGCAGGTCCTCACGGAGAGTTTTAAAGAAACCTCCGCATCCGGCTGGGTCTTTGCGGGCACGAACTACACCCCGACGCTCACTGCGGACCAAGGTATTGATACCGCGGGAGATGGCTGGCTGCGTCTCACGACGGCGGATGGCAACCAGGCGACCAGTGCGTATTTTGACACCGCGTTCGACGCCGCTGGTGCGACCGTTTACGCGTCGTTCGAATACGCCTCCTGGGGAGGCAACGGCGCGGATGGCATTGCGTTTTTCCTGTTTGATGGGAGCACCACGTTTTCCGTCGGCGCCCCCGGTGGTTCATTGGGTTATGCCCAGCGCAACGCGGAAGCCGGTCTGGCGGGGGGCTACATCGGCGTAGGTATCGATGAATTCGGCAACTATTCGGCGGCCACGGAAGGCAAGACCGGCGGCATCGCGTTCTCTCCCGATGCCATCGCCGTGCGCGGTTCGGAAGCTTCTGGGTATGCATTTTTGGGCAGCAGCGGCACGTTGGGCACGTCGATCGACAGTCCCGGAGTGGGCTCTCGTCCGTCGGTGATCAATCAGGTGCAGGTGCTGCTCAATGCGACCAACCAACTCACGGTGACATTGCAGCAGGGTGGCACGTCTCCGCAGACGGTGTTGCAGATGGACCTCTCTTCCTATGCCCGACCCGAAACGCTGAAACTGGGTTTCACGGCTGGCACCGGTGGCCAGAACAACATTCACGAGATTCGCAATGTGGAGGCGTCCACCATTGCCGCCAGCCTGTGGTCCAACGGCACCAACGACAGCACGTGGGGTGACAACAACAACTGGGACCCTGCCGTCGTGCCTGGCACCGGCGAAGATATCCTGTTCGACAATACCCATGTTTCGACCGCGCAGACGATCGCCACCGAAGCCGATCGCACGGTGCGTTCCGTCACCTTCGACGCGCCGTTCGATTACACGGTTGAGGATAACACGCTTACTTTTGACAACGGCGGCGTCGCCGGATTCACCGGCGTGGCCGCGACTCAAACCCATGGGGTCGGCAACCACGCCATCACTTCCGACTTGGCGATCAACAACGACATCAGTGTGCGCAATTCCAACGCCGGCACGCTCACGCTCAGCGGTGATTTGGACACCAACGGCAACACCGTCACCTTCGATGGGGTCGGCGGGATGGTCACCCAAAGCGGGATCATTTCCGATTCCGGTGCCGTCATTAAAAACGACGCCGGTTCACTCACGCTCAGCGGCGCCAACACCTTCAGCGGTGGCACCGATATCAATGGCGGCACCCTGAATGCGAATGCCTCGACCGCCCTCGGCTCCGGCACGGTTGACCTCAACGGCGGCACGCTCGGTTCCACCAATTCCTCCACCATCGGCAATACCATCGCGCTCAACGGCAATGCCGCGCTCAACGGCATCACCACCTCCGGCACCCTCACGCAAACGGGCGGCAACTATACGCTGGGCCTGAACGACGCGACCGTCGGCGGCACCGTCAATCTGTCCCACAACAACACTGGTCGCACCCTCACCCTCGATACCCTGGGTTCCAACACCATCAGCGGGGTCATCGCCAACGGCGGTTCCAGTGCCGGCAACCTGACCAAGACCGGTTCGGGCGATCTCATCCTTTCGGGCAACAATACCTACACCGGCACCACCACCATTAGTGAGGGCTCGATCACCCTGGGCGCCAGTGACCGGTTGGCCAACGCGTCGGACTTGGTGCTCAACGACGGCACCTCGCTCAACTTGAACGGCTACTCGGAGCGCATCGACAATCTCACCGCCGGTGACGGCGCGTCCATTGACTTCGGCACCCCCGGCGGCGCGAACAACTTTGTCTTCGATAACTACACCGCTCCTTCCAGCGGCGTGCTCGTCATCAACAACTGGGAAGATGGTGTCGATGGACTCGCCACCAAAGTGTCCGGTCAGGACGTCAGCTCGATCTATCTCTCCGGCTACGGCGTGGCGGAGGAAAAATGGCAGACCACGGTGGGCAGTTACGGCAACGCCTACCTGCTCGGTCTCAAAGCGGTGACCGAAAAAGAGTGGGACGGCAGCTCCAGCAACAACTGGACGACCGACGCGAACTGGACCTGGTGGGGCGATCCCAATTCCAACGAGGTCGCCTTGTTCGACGACTTGGGCCTGGGCAGACTCGCCGTTAATCTCGACCAGAGCCGCACCCTCGCGGGCATCAAGTTTGGTGAGAACGCCACCGATACCTACCGCATTTCGTCCGGCAGCAGCGACATCACGCTCAACGGTGCCGTCCCCTACATTCAGCAGCAAAGCGACTCCGACCAGGAGCTCTACTTTGACGACCTCTTTCTCGGTAACAACACCGTCGTCGACATCACGGGCGCCGGCGACCTGATCATCAACGCCGACATCAAGGACAACGGTAACGGCTACGCGCTCATCAAAGACGGCACGGGCGAAGGCAAGTTGATCATCAACAGCAATTACAGCGACTACTCCGGCGGCCTCTACATCAACAAGGGCATCGTGCAGTCGCAATACTCCGGCGCGCTCGGCTCAGGCACCGCCCATATCGCCACCGGCGGCGCGCTCGAACTTGCCAATGTCGGCACGACTTCCAACAACATCGAACTCGCCGGTGACGGCGTTGCCGACGGTGGAGCCATTCACAACGTCGCGGGCAACAACACGCTGTCCGGCACGCTGACCGAAACGGATGACACCCGCTTTACCGCCGATGCCGGCACCACGCTTTCGCTGACCGGCAACCTCACCGGCAGCGGCACCGACACGACCTTCGCTGGGGCGGGCAACATTAATGTGAGCCGCATCACCACCGGCAGCGGTGGCGTCACGGTCGAGTCCGGCACCGTCACCTACAACGGGGGCAACGCCAACACCTACACCGGCGCGACCACGGTCGACGGTGGCTCGCTCGTCCTCAACAAGAGCTCCGGCGTCAACGCCATCGGCACCGGCGGCCTCGTGGTCAACTCCGGCGGCACCGCCACCTCCCAGCAGAATAACCAGATCGCCGATTCCGCCGCCGTCACGCTCAACGGCACCGGCACCTTTGATCTCAATGGCCGGACCGAAACCGTGGCTCAATTGAATGCCACCGGCACCAGCTCCACCCTCGATCTGGGCAGCGGTGATCTGACGATTGGCGCGGCGGCCGTGGTCAACTCCACCATCAACGGCAACATCGTGGGCGACGGTTCCAGCACGCTGAACGTCGATGGTCTCGGCTCCGTCTACGTCAACGGCAACAACACCGGGTTCAGCGGCACGACCAACGTTGACGCGGGCACGCTCAATATTTCCGGCGGCGACGAAGTGCTTGGTTCCGGCGCGGTCAATGTCGCTTCCGGCGGCAACCTGCAGATTCAAGGCGGTCTCGACCTCGACAACACCATCACGATCAACGGCACCGGATCATCCGGCAACGGCGCGATCGAAAACTTCGGCGGGGCCAACACCTTGTCCGGTTCCGTGGTGCTCGGCTCCAACGCCACCATCAAATCCAGCACCGGCACGCTTGGTATTTCCGGCACCGTGACCGGCAGCGGCAACGGACTCACCATCGACGGCTCCTCCAACACGCTCGTCAGCGGTGTGATCGCGACCGATGCGGGCACCCTGACCAAATCCGGCACCGGCACGCTGACCCTGTCGGGAGCGAACAGCTACACGGGAGCGACGACGATCAACGCGGGCAAAGTGATTGCGACGAACAACACGTCGCTGGGCACGGCGGGCACGGGCACGACGGTGGGCGCGGCGGGCACGCTGCAGATCCAAAACAACATCACCATCGCAGGCGAAGCGCTGGCGCTGGACGGCACGCTCAACAACGCGTCGGGCAACAACACCTACGGCGGAGCGATCAGCGGCACGGGCGACCTCAACGTCAACGGCGGCACGCTGACCCTCTCCAGCAACAGCAGCACCTTCACCGGCGACATCACGGTGACCTCGGGCACGACACTCATTGCGACCGCCGACAACGCGCTGGGCGCGGGCGGCGGCACCACCAGCGTGCTCTCGGGCGGCACGCTCGAAGTGACGGGCAGCATCGACATCGATACCGAGGACAACCTCTACCTCGCGGGCGTGGGCGTGACCAGCGAAGGCGCGCTGCTGAGCACCTCGGGTAACAACACCGTGGATACGCCGATGACCCTCACGGCCAACGCGACCATCGGCGCGACCAGCGGCACGCTCAACCTGGGCACGCAGGCGAACTCACCCGTGCTCGACCTGTCGACCCACGACCTCACGCTCAATACCAACGGCGGTAACATCGTCGTCGAGTCGGACTTCACCGGCACCGGCGACATCATCAAAACCGGCTCCGGCACGCTGACCCTCAACCACGGCGAAGCCTACCCCTCGATCCTGTCCCCCTCGACGGACTTCTTCCTCACCGACGGCACGACGATCCTCAACACCTACGCGACCGAAAACAGCGGCATGCGCGGCAACGTCACGATCGGCGACGGCACCGGCGCCGCCGGTTCCGCCATCCTCCAACAAGGTATCCTCGAGTCCGGGGCCGATAACTCCAACCAGATCATCGCGGACACCTCGAACATCACGATCAACTCCGACGGTTACTGGGACCTGCAAGGCCACAAGGAAGTGGTCAACAACGTCACCATGAACGGCGGCACCATCGACGCGAAAAAGAACGTCGGCGACGCCAACCGCCTCGACATCGGCGGCAGCCTGAGCGCCACCGCCGACGCGACCATCAACGGCCTGCTCGGCCTCAACAACCAAAGCGCCGCCTCGATCGTCGTGGATTCCGGGGCCAACCTCGACATCAACGCGATCCTCTCCAACGGCGGCTTCGACAAGACCGGCGACGGCACCCTGACCCTCTCCGGTGCCAACACCTACGTCGGCAATACCGAGATCTCCAACGGCATCGTCATCGTCGACAACGACTCCGGCCTCGGCTCCGTCGGCTCCAGCCACACCCGGGTCGATTCCGGCGCCCAGCTCCAACTGTCCAACGTCAACATCGGCAACGAACCCCTCAAACTCTCCGGCACCGGCCACAACGGCGACGGCACCGGCGCACTGCGCGCCACCACCGGCACCAACACCGTCAGCGGCTCCGTGGCCCTCGAAGCCAACGCGGAGATCCAGACCGACTCCGGCGCGACCCTCGCCATCAACGGCAACATCACCGGCTCCGGCAAAACCCTCACGGTCGACTCCCTCGGCAACACGACCTTCAACGGTAACAACACCTTCAATACCCTGGAGAAAAACGGCGCCGGCACGCTCACCGTCACCGGGACCAACACCTACGCCACCGCCAACATCAACACCGGCACCTTCGCCCTGGGTAACTCCAACATCCTCGCCGACACCATGGACGTGAATCTCGGCGCCGCGGGCACCTTCGCCGTCGGCGGTTACACCGAGACGATCGACGACCTCAACGGCTCGGGGACCCTCACCATCGCCTCCGGCGGCTCCCTCGGCATCGACAAGATCGGCAACGCCGGCGCGTTCACCGGCACGCTCGACGTCGACGGCATCATGACGCTCAACGGCGGCCTCATCGGCGCCGGCGCCGACGGCTCCGCCAGCACCGGCACGATGATGCTCAACGCCGCGAGCACCCTGGAAATCGCGGCCGACTTCGTCTTCGGCGGCACCCTCGAACTGGCCGCCAACACGACCCTCAAGCTCTCCGGCGCCGGCACCGAGTTTAACCTCGATACGCTGCACATCACCGGCGACTCGATCATCGACTTCAGCGGCGTCGACGCGACGACGTTCAACATCGGCAGCCTCGTGATCGACCCCGGCGTAGCGGTGACCGCCGTGGGCTGGGACTCGTTCTACGACCTGTGGACCGCCGCGAACTTCAGCGGAGCGACGCTGGACGAACGCGACACCAACACCGCGCAAATCACCTTCGACGGCTTCACCTCGGCGGACACGATCTGGCTGACCTACGACTACGGCTCCAACGAGATCACGGTGCCGGAGCCCTCGACCTACGGAGCGATCCTGATGGGCACGGGCCTGGCGACCTTCCTGCTGCGCCGCAAACGCCGCCAGACCACCGCCCCCGCGACCAACTGA